From Brassica oleracea var. oleracea cultivar TO1000 chromosome C3, BOL, whole genome shotgun sequence, a single genomic window includes:
- the LOC106336199 gene encoding 5'-methylthioadenosine/S-adenosylhomocysteine nucleosidase 1, which produces MGPHGDGDIEKIESESRRPISTVVFVIAMQAEAQPLVNKFGLSETSDSPLGKGLPWVLYHGLHKDLRIYVVCPGKDAASGIDSVGTVPASLITFASIQALQPDILINAGTCGAFKVKGANIGDVFLVSDVVFHDRRIPIPMFDLYGVGLRQAFSTPNLLKELNLKIGRLSTGDSLDMSTQDESLIIANDATLKDMEGAAVAYVAELLKVPVIFLKAVTDLIDGDKPTAEEFLQNLAVVTSALEETATKVINFIHGKTLSDL; this is translated from the exons ATGGGTCCTCACGGAGATGGTGACATCGAGAAAATTGAATCGGAGAGTCGTCGACCTATCTCCACAGTCGTCTTCGTCATCG CGATGCAAGCGGAGGCTCAACCTTTGGTCAACAAGTTCGGACTCTCCGAAACTTCTGATTCTCC GCTTGGTAAAGGATTGCCCTGGGTTCTCTACCACGGGTTGCACAAAGATCTTCGAATCTATGTAGTCTGCCCTGGAAAAGATGCTGCTTCAG GGATAGATAGTGTTGGAACTGTTCCAGCTTCTCTCATTACCTTTGCTTCTATCCAAGCTTTACAACCCGACATTCTCATCAATGCTGGAACCTGTGGTGCCTTTAAG GTTAAAGGAGCCAACATAGGAGATGTATTCCTTGTATCTGATGTTGTCTTCCATGATAGGAGAATACCTATTCCG ATGTTTGATCTGTACGGAGTTGGTCTTCGTCAGGCATTCTCAACCCCCAATCTCCTCAAGGAACTCAATTTGAAG ATTGGCAGGTTATCTACTGGTGATTCCTTGGATATGTCCACACAAGATGAATCATTGATCATTGCCAATGATGCTACACTAAAGGACATGGAG GGTGCTGCGGTGGCCTATGTTGCTGAACTTCTGAAAGTACCAGTCATATTCTTAAAAGCCGTGACCGATCTGATCGACGGAGACAAACCGACGGCAGAAGAATTCTTACAGAACTTGGCTGTTGTGACCTCTGCGCTAGAGGAAACTGCCACTAAAGTGATCAACTTCATCCATGGGAAAACCCTTTCAGACCTTTAA
- the LOC106336198 gene encoding putative ER lumen protein-retaining receptor C28H8.4: MKSPIHTVWSWVRRQPPKVKAFLAVVTGMAALVLLRFIVHDHDNLFVAAEAVHSIGICVLIYKLMKEKTCAGLSLKSQELTAIFLAVRLYCSFVMEYDIHTVLDLATLGTTLWVIFMIRFKLRASYMEDKDNFALYYVLVPCVVLAVLIHPSTSHNILNRISWALCVYLEAVSVLPQLRVMQNTKIVEPFTAHYVFALGVARFLSCAHWVLQVVDTRGRLLVALGYGLWPSMVLISEIVQTFILADFCYYYVKSVFGGQLVLRLPSGVV, encoded by the exons ATGAAAAGTCCGATTCACACGGTGTGGTCATGGGTGAGGAGGCAGCCACCGAAGGTGAAAGCCTTTCTCGCGGTGGTCACCGGCATGGCGGCTCTGGTTCTGCTCAGATTCATTGTCCACGATCACGACAATCTCTTCGTTGCCGCCGAAGCTGTTCATTCAATCGGGATCTGCGTGCTCATCTACAAACTCATGAAGGAAAAGACATGTGCTG GATTGTCGCTGAAGTCTCAGGAGCTGACGGCGATATTTCTAGCTGTGAGGCTGTATTGCAGCTTTGTGATGGAATATGATATACACACCGTTCTGGATCTGGCTACTTTGGGGACGACTCTCTGGGTTATTTTTATGATCCGTTTTAAGTTGAGGGCTAGTTACATGGAGGACAAAGACAACTTTGCTCTCTATTATGTG CTTGTGCCGTGTGTTGTGTTAGCTGTGTTGATCCATCCATCGACCTCTCACAACATATTGAACAGGATTTCGTGGGCGTTATGTGTTTACCTTGAAGCTGTTTCAGTGCTGCCTCAGCTGCGAGTGATGCAGAACACAAAG ATTGTGGAACCGTTCACGGCGCATTATGTATTTGCACTTGGAGTAGCAAGGTTTCTTAGCTGTGCTCACTGGGTTTTACAG GTTGTGGACACGAGGGGGAGATTGCTGGTAGCGTTAGGTTATGGATTGTGGCCATCAATGGTTCTCATCTCAGAAATTGTTCAGACTTTCATCCTTGCTGATTTCTGTTACTACTATGTCAAAAG CGTTTTCGGAGGGCAGCTAGTTCTCCGGCTTCCGTCCGGAGTAGTATAA